In Isosphaera pallida ATCC 43644, the sequence CCGAGTGAGGTTGCGCACGAACTCCCGCGAGCCGGAATGAGCAATCGTCCCGAGGTTGGAACGCAACTCCTCGTGGGTCATCCCCACGCCGTTGTCAGCGATGGTCAGGGTGCCGGCCTCCTTGTCGATGGTCAGGGTGATCCCCAGCTCGTCGGGATCGAGCGGACTTCCTTCGACAAGAGCAGTCAGACGCATTTTATTGAGGGCGTCGGAGGCGTTGGAAATCAGTTCACGAAGAGCGATCTCTTTGCCCTGATAAATCGAGTGCGCTAATAGATTGAGAAGTTGCTTGATTTCGGCTTGGAACGCATGACGCTCGGAAACAGGAGGCGTTTGGGTGGTCATCGGACGGACTCCTTGCGGGATGGTGGCGATGGGATTGGGATTAGGATGGAAAGCAAGCGATGGCCAGCCCCGAAAAACAGCGCGCGGGACCTCTTTGCGGCGTCTTGTGTCGGATACCCCGACAAGCTAGCGTGACCAACGGAGACAAGGTCGCCGTTGGAATCGAACAACCATCGGCGAGGTCCTCAACGAGTGTAGCGGGAGGAGGAACATGGCGCGGGAACTTGGGGATTGGCCGAAGCGTGGAGTCACCGTAGCGGGGATACTCGTCGTGGCGTTGGCGTTGGGGAGCGGCGGCCGTTTTGTGCCGCCGCAGGCTCCGGTTAGCGAACCGCCCCCCGAACTCAACACCTTCTCAATCTGCGCGCGTGACCCCGAAACCGGCGAACTCGGCGTGGCGGTCACCACGCGCTTGACTGAGGTGGGGCGGTTGTGTCCCTTCGTCAAGGCAGGAGTGGGCGCGGTGGCGACCCAGTCGTTCGTGCGGGTCGAGTATGGTCCGCGCGGCCTGGAGTTGCTCGAACAAGGACGAACTCCCCAGGAGGCGCTCGACGAAATGCTCAAGGATGATCCTTTAAAGGAACGTCGGCAATTGGGGATCATCGATGCCTCCGGCCGCACCGCGACCTTCACTGGAGCCGGCTGCCTCGCCCATGCGGGCGATCGAGTGGGGGCCAATTACACGGTGCAGGGCAATCTCTTGGTAGGTCCCGAGACCCTGGACGCGGTAGCCGAACGGTTCGAGGCGACCGAGGGATCGGGCCGAAGCCTAGCCGACCGCCTGATCGACGCCCTGGCCGCCGGTCAGGCCGCCGGTGGCGACAGACGCAAAGGCAACCCGCAATCGGCCGCCCTTCTCGTGGCCGACCCCCGCCGAACCCATCCCGACGGCTCCCACCTTACGGTCAACCTTCAGGTCGCCGAGCATCCCGAACCAATCGACGAACTTCGACGCCAGTACGACACGATCACCCACAACCTGGGATACCGCACCTTCGCATTGATTCAAGGACCGGATGTTGTTCAGCTGAAACGCGCGCTCCACGAGTTAGGCGACTACCGACCCGACGAGCAAGAAGCCGACTTCAACCGCGGTCTACGGTCATCCGAGGGAGGCGTTTACGATCGTGAAACCGCTCAGGCGGTGGACCGCTTCCGCGCCCGCGTCGGATTACCCCACCCCGGCTTGGGTCTGGGGTACGCCCCCGGCGTGGTGGATCGGGAGATGATTCGGGCGCTGCAAGACGCGATCACCCAACTCCGCCGCGCCCAACGCGCCCAGAAGAGTGACTCCCCGGAGCAACCCCCACCTCGGGAAACCAAGGATCAGAGCGAGTCCCCCCGGGTCGAAACGCCGTCCCAAGGTGATGGCCCCTCTCCAAGATGAAATGGTGATCGGGGACGCACAACTCATCTGGTCTGGTTCCTCCAGCCCCGGGACGACGAAACCGCGCCTTCGGACTTCGTAACCACGCGAAATCCGGAGACGCGGTTGGCTGAGTGAATCCACGCGCGGAGTGGGACGACGAACCGAAACGGTACGCTTCCCTCCTCCGTGACTCGTTGAAACCGTGGGCGAAGTCGAAGCCAACCCGAGATCGGGACGGAGCGTGTAAGTGCCTCGCCCCGTCCCCCAGTTGGCGGCTCCCTCCCCACGGAATCCGAGCCGATCAATACATGTCGTCGTAACCACCACCGCCACCACCGGCCGCCGGTTTTTCGTCCTTGGGCATGTCGGCAATCAGAGCGTCCGAGGTCAGCAGTAGCGAGGCCACCGACGCGGCGTTCTGCAGAGCCGAGCGGGTCACCTTGGTCGGATCAATGACCCCAGCTTGGACGAGGTCGGTGTAGGTGTCGTGCAACGCGTCGTAACCATAGTTGCCGGAATGCTCCAGCACCTTGGAGACTACGACGCCGCCGTCCTGACCGGCGTTTTCGGCGATCTGCGCGATCGGGGCAGCGCAAGCCCGCACCACGATGTTGAATCCGGTGACCTCATCATGAGTCAGTCCATCGGGCTTGACTTGACGCGAGGCCCGCAGCAGGGCCACGCCGCCACCGGGCAAAATCCCCTCCTCGATGGCCGCGCGGGTCGCGTGCAGCGCGTCCTCGACGCGAGCCTTCTTCTCCTTCATTTCGCTCTCGGTCGCCGCGCCCACCTTGATCTTGGCCACCCCGCCGGCCAGCTTAGCCAGCCGTTCCTCCAGCTTCTCGCGGTCGTAGTCGCTCTTGGTCTCGCTAATCTCGCGGCGGATGGCTTCGATCCGACCCTTAATGGCCTCGGACTTGCCCGCCCCCTCGATGATCGTGGTGTTGTCCTTGTCGATCACGATCCGCTTGGCGTGACCAAGATCCTTCAGACCAACATTCTCTAGTTCGATCCCCAGGGCCTCGAAGATCGCCGTGCCGCCGGTCAGCACCGCGATGTCCTCCAGCATCGCCTTGCGGCGATCGCCGTAGCCCGGAGCCTTGACCGCAGCGCACTTGAAGACACCCCGCAGCTTGTTAATCACCAGGGTCGCAAGGGCTTCGCCTTCGACCTCCTCGGCGATGATCAGCAGAGGCTTGCCGCTTTGAGCGACCTTCTCCAGCACCGGCACCAAATCCTTGACCGCCGAAATCTTCTTCTCATAGATCAAAATGTAGGCATCTTCTAGGACGCACTCCATCGCCGTCGGGTCAGTCACGAAGTAGGGGGAGAGGTAGCCGCGGTCGAACTGCATCCCTTCGACCCACTCGACCTCTGTCTTGAGCGACTTGCCCTCCTCGACGGTGATGACGCCGTCCTTGCCGACCTTTTCAGTGGCTTCGGCGATCATCTTGCCTATTTCGCGGTCGAAGTTGGAGGCAACCGTGGCCACCTGCTCGGTTTCCTTAGTGGTGGACACCTTCACCGACATGTTCTTGAGGACCTCCACGATCCGATCGACGGCCAGATCCATGCCCCGCTTCATGAGCATAGGATTGACGCCGGCGACCACCGCCTTGAGGCCCTCATTGTAGATCGCCTCGGCCAGCACGGTCGCGGTGGTGGTACCGTCACCCGCTACGTCGGAGGTCTTGCTGGCGACCTCGCGCACCATCCGCGCGCCCATGTCCTCGTACTTATCCTCCAGCTCAATCTCCTTGGCCACCGTCACCCCATCCTTGGTGACCGTTGGCGAGCCGAATGATTTCTGGATGATGACATTGCGGCCCTTGGGCCCCAAGGTCACCTTGACCGCGCGGGCCAGCTTGGACACCCCACGCTGCATCGCCTGACGTGCTTCCTGATCAAACGCGATCATCTTCGCGGCCATGTGAACTTTCTCCCCTCGTCAAATGAGCTCTGTTCTAGGAATGGTTTTGCTTCGAAGAACCGCGTGCGGAGCAGTTGACGCTTGAACGGATGGTTTCGCCGAGTCGAATCGACTCGACTTCATCAGGACGTCGCGCGCAACGATTTCAGCCTTCGACGACGGCATAAATGTCGTCCTCGCGCATCAGCAGAACCTTGGTTGTGCCGTTCAGCTTGAACTCGTCGCCCGCGTAGGAGGAGAACAGCACCCGGTCGCCCACCTTGACCTGCAACTCCCGACGCTTGCCGTCCTTGGTCAATCGGCCAGTACCCACCGCCAGTACTTTGCCATGCTGTGGCTTGTCCTTGGCCGTGTCCGGCAGCACGATCCCACCAGCCGTCGTCGCTTGCGCTTCTTCGCGCTCGACCACTACACGATCACCCAGAGGTTGAATCTTCATCGAAATCCCACTCCTCGAAATTTGCCCAAGGCGTCGCGGGGACGCGACCCACGAACCATGCGGAGAGCCCACCCTGTTCTTCGACTTCCACCTCACCCCTCTCTTCGTGTCTGTCGCCATTGGGAAGGATGAGCGGTCGAACCCGGCTCGGTGGGCGGTTACCAGCCTCTCTGCAAGTTGCGTGCCGCGGCTCAACTTTTGTCCTAAACCTTGATCTAACAATGACTTGTGTAGAATGCCGATGGTCTGGCTAGGGTCGGGTGAGGCTGCCACTCCGTTTCAAGAGGCCGGCGCGAGACCGTCATTTTGGCAGGGCAATAGGAGGGAGGTTGGAAGCCAATGAGACCGACCGATCGTGTCAAACCCGGCAATCTGGGAAACGGACGGTGAGACCGGGTTCAAGAGAAGGGATCAGGTGTCCGATCTTTGTCAAGGCGAAGGTTGGAAAAAGGCTCCGAGCCGTGTTGAGGGCGCGACGGGGCGATCGCCAAGCGAAGTGGTCTCCCAAGCGGAATTCGGTCCGCCGGGGGTTGAATGACGCAGTGTTGGGCCATCCGCGGCGGTGACTCTGCCTGGGCGTGGCAGTCGTTGTCGTGGGGCGGTTCGGCCTGTGGGAGCACGTCGCGCTTTGGGGGAGGTTCGACCGGTTTGGCGCGCGGGTCGCGGAACGGGTCGAGGATGTCATTCATTCGTCCGTATTGCTATGGGGATCATCGCCGTGCCACCTATCCATTCTCGAGGCGCGGGGGTTCGAAGAGCGGCCTGGTTTTGGGTCGCGGGATTCTCCTCGTTGTGGGTGTTGGGGTTGGGAATGCCGGGCGGTGGGGTCTCGGGGATTGGTCCCGCGGCCGTGGTGGCTGGTCCCTTGGAGGGCAACACCAATTATGAGGTGTCCCGGAGAACCGCCACGGTGCAGGCGATCGAGCGGGTGCGTCCCAGCGTGGTGAGCATCTCCAGCGAGAAGCGCTCCTCCTCACCGAACCGTTGGCCGTTCAGCGCCGAGGAGAATGCGAAGGCGCGGGTCAGTGGCATGGGGACCGGCGTGATCATCGACGCGCGGGGCTACATCTTGACCAACCAGCATGTGGTGGACCGGGTCACCGGCATTGAGGTTCAACTCAGCAATGGCGTGGTGCTGCCAGCGCGGGTGATTCAGCAGGACAAGATCAACGATTTGGCGTTGCTCAAGGTCGAGCCATCGACTCCTTTGACGCCGATCGTGTTGGGTACCTCTTCCGACTTGATGGTGGGCGAGGACGTCATCACGATCGGGAACGCCTACGGCTACGAGGAAACCGTTTCACGGGGCATCATTTCGGCGTTAGGCCGCAATGTGACCCTGTCGGACGACCAGGTGTACCGTAACCTGATTCAGACCGACGCCTGCATTAATCCTGGCAATTCGGGAGGTCCGCTGATCAATATTCATGGTGAACTGATCGGGATCAACGTCGCGGTCCGGGCGGGAGCGCAATGCATCGGGTTCGCTTTGCCGATCGACGACGTGAAGCAAATCCTGGCTGAGATGATCAGCACGCGCCGGTTAGCCTCGACCTGGCACGGTCTGGTGGCGGAGGAGCGGTTTTTGGAACAAGCCCGCCGCGTGGTGTTGTCCGCAGTCCGCGCTGGCAGCCCAGCGGAGCGGTCCGGCTTTCGTCCCGGCGACTTGGTGATGAAGGCCGGCGATCTGGAGGTGCGTACTCCGATCGATATCGAACGCGCCATGCTCGACGTGCGGCCCGGCACGCCGGTCCCGGTGGTGGTCCTGCGCGAAGGGCGTCGAGTCGCCATCGACCTCACCACCGCACCCCTGCCTCGCACGGTCGAGGCGGTCAACGCCGAACTCGACTCCGACGCCGTCGTGTGGCGGATTCTGGGTCTGCGAACCGTGCCGGTGGGAGCCGAGCAGGTCGCCGCTGTCTCTCCCAAACTTCGGGGGGGGCTGTACGTCCGCGAGGTCCGGCCCAACAGCCCGGCCGCCCGCAGCAACATCGCCCCTGGGGATGTGTTGATTGGTCTCAACGTCGGTTCACGTCACTGGGAGACCATCCGGGCTGACAACATCCTGTTTGTCCTTGACCAGAAGACCAGGGAAATGGTCGGTCCTGACGACGATGGGATTGTATTCTACCTGATCCGCCGCAACCTAATGCAACAGGGCGTGCTGCGTTTGACCGAAACCGACCGCAGGGCCGCTGCTGCCCGTCGTTGAGCCGGTCGCCCTGACTTGTTTCAACTCGGCGGAACCGACCGATCTCAGTTTGGTTCGGCTCGACTCGACTTAACGCCGCTGCGCTTCCAGGACGCCTGATTATTCAACCTGTTGTCGTTGATAAGTGC encodes:
- a CDS encoding DUF1028 domain-containing protein, translating into MARELGDWPKRGVTVAGILVVALALGSGGRFVPPQAPVSEPPPELNTFSICARDPETGELGVAVTTRLTEVGRLCPFVKAGVGAVATQSFVRVEYGPRGLELLEQGRTPQEALDEMLKDDPLKERRQLGIIDASGRTATFTGAGCLAHAGDRVGANYTVQGNLLVGPETLDAVAERFEATEGSGRSLADRLIDALAAGQAAGGDRRKGNPQSAALLVADPRRTHPDGSHLTVNLQVAEHPEPIDELRRQYDTITHNLGYRTFALIQGPDVVQLKRALHELGDYRPDEQEADFNRGLRSSEGGVYDRETAQAVDRFRARVGLPHPGLGLGYAPGVVDREMIRALQDAITQLRRAQRAQKSDSPEQPPPRETKDQSESPRVETPSQGDGPSPR
- the groL gene encoding chaperonin GroEL (60 kDa chaperone family; promotes refolding of misfolded polypeptides especially under stressful conditions; forms two stacked rings of heptamers to form a barrel-shaped 14mer; ends can be capped by GroES; misfolded proteins enter the barrel where they are refolded when GroES binds), translating into MAAKMIAFDQEARQAMQRGVSKLARAVKVTLGPKGRNVIIQKSFGSPTVTKDGVTVAKEIELEDKYEDMGARMVREVASKTSDVAGDGTTTATVLAEAIYNEGLKAVVAGVNPMLMKRGMDLAVDRIVEVLKNMSVKVSTTKETEQVATVASNFDREIGKMIAEATEKVGKDGVITVEEGKSLKTEVEWVEGMQFDRGYLSPYFVTDPTAMECVLEDAYILIYEKKISAVKDLVPVLEKVAQSGKPLLIIAEEVEGEALATLVINKLRGVFKCAAVKAPGYGDRRKAMLEDIAVLTGGTAIFEALGIELENVGLKDLGHAKRIVIDKDNTTIIEGAGKSEAIKGRIEAIRREISETKSDYDREKLEERLAKLAGGVAKIKVGAATESEMKEKKARVEDALHATRAAIEEGILPGGGVALLRASRQVKPDGLTHDEVTGFNIVVRACAAPIAQIAENAGQDGGVVVSKVLEHSGNYGYDALHDTYTDLVQAGVIDPTKVTRSALQNAASVASLLLTSDALIADMPKDEKPAAGGGGGGYDDMY
- a CDS encoding co-chaperone GroES gives rise to the protein MKIQPLGDRVVVEREEAQATTAGGIVLPDTAKDKPQHGKVLAVGTGRLTKDGKRRELQVKVGDRVLFSSYAGDEFKLNGTTKVLLMREDDIYAVVEG
- a CDS encoding trypsin-like peptidase domain-containing protein, whose translation is MPPIHSRGAGVRRAAWFWVAGFSSLWVLGLGMPGGGVSGIGPAAVVAGPLEGNTNYEVSRRTATVQAIERVRPSVVSISSEKRSSSPNRWPFSAEENAKARVSGMGTGVIIDARGYILTNQHVVDRVTGIEVQLSNGVVLPARVIQQDKINDLALLKVEPSTPLTPIVLGTSSDLMVGEDVITIGNAYGYEETVSRGIISALGRNVTLSDDQVYRNLIQTDACINPGNSGGPLINIHGELIGINVAVRAGAQCIGFALPIDDVKQILAEMISTRRLASTWHGLVAEERFLEQARRVVLSAVRAGSPAERSGFRPGDLVMKAGDLEVRTPIDIERAMLDVRPGTPVPVVVLREGRRVAIDLTTAPLPRTVEAVNAELDSDAVVWRILGLRTVPVGAEQVAAVSPKLRGGLYVREVRPNSPAARSNIAPGDVLIGLNVGSRHWETIRADNILFVLDQKTREMVGPDDDGIVFYLIRRNLMQQGVLRLTETDRRAAAARR